One segment of Triticum aestivum cultivar Chinese Spring unplaced genomic scaffold, IWGSC CS RefSeq v2.1 scaffold54444, whole genome shotgun sequence DNA contains the following:
- the LOC123174153 gene encoding zinc finger MYM-type protein 1-like, translated as MAVVLRYVDEFGAVQERLIGVVHVNETSASCLKSGIDQLFKKYGLNVKQVRGQGYDGASNMRGEFNGLRALIMRENSSAYYVHCFAHQLQLVIVAVAKKNDDVSDFFDMIALLLNVAGASCKRKDLIRESQQERVKKGIGCGQLSTGTGLNQELSLQRAGDTRWGSHYKTLRSILNLFPDVIEVLKYVEKDGPSDAKKRQARGLLDYVTDFDFVFHLHLMFLILGHANALSLSLQRKDKDILEAMVEVKLTKQKFQKIRDDGWESLLERTHSFCELYDIPKLDMEEEYIDRHKPRKKTNRTNYQHYRYDCLNPVIDLQLAEFNDRFNEVNSSLLTRMAAFCPKDSFEAFDVESLVDLAKSYPDDFDSIQLKELAHELPFYIDNVRADERFTGLKTISELGKLMVSTNKHLAFPLVYQLLKLVLVLPVATASVERCFSGMKIVKTVLRNRIGDDFMNYCIICFLEQRLLYSTSRKDVIDYFLKMKERRGQEK; from the coding sequence ATGGCTGTAGTTTTGCGGTATGTCGACGAGTTCGGAGCAGTCCAAGAAAGACTTATTGGTGTTGTTCATGTGAATGAGACATCTGCTTCATGTCTCAAATCCGGCATTGATCAGTTGTTCAAGAAGTATGGATTGAACGTAAAACAAGTTCGAGGCCAAGGGTACGACGGGGCTAGCAACATGAGAGGTGAGTTCAATGGCTTGAGAGCTTTGATCATGAGGGAGAATAGCTCAGCATATTATGTTCACTGCTTCGCTCACCAACTCCAGTTAGTCATTGTGGCAGTagctaaaaagaatgatgatgttAGTGACTTCTTTGACATGATAGCCCTTCTGCTTAATGTGGCCGGAGCTTCTTGTAAACGAAAAGACTTGATTAGGGAGAGTCAGCAAGAAAGAGTGAAGAAAGGTATTGGTTGTGGACAACTTAGTACTGGAACGGGATTAAATCAAGAGCTATCACTTCAAAGAGCTGGAGACACTCGTTGGGGTTCTCACTATAAAACTCTTCGGAGCATACTTAACTTGTTCCCAGATGTTATTGAAGTACTCAAGTATGTTGAAAAAGATGGGCCAAGTGATGCAAAGAAGCGTCAAGCTCGTGGTCTTTTAGATTATGTTACTGATTTTGACTTCGTGTTTCATCTACACTTGATGTTTCTTATCTTGGGACATGCAAATGCTTTATCTCTATCTTTACAGAGGAAAGATAAGGACATCTTGGAGGCTATGGTAGAGGTGAAGTTAACCAAGCAAAAATTTCAGAAAATCAGAGATGACGGTTGGGAGTCTCTATTGGAGAGAACTCACTCATTTTGTGAGCTGTATGATATTCCTAAGTTGGATATGGAAGAAGAGTATATAGACCGGCATAAACCAAGGAAAAAAACCAACCGCACTAACTATCAGCACTACAGATATGATTGCCTCAACCCTGTTATTGACTTGCAGCTTGCAGAGTTCAATGATCGTTTTAATGAAGTAAATTCGAGCCTTCTTACCCGAATGGCTGCATTCTGTCCAAAAGATTCCTTTGAAGCTTTCGATGTTGAGAGCTTAGTTGATTTGGCTAAGTCCTATCCAGATGATTTTGATTCTATCCAGTTGAAGGAACTTGCTCATGAGCTTCCTTTCTACATTGATAATGTGCGAGCAGACGAAAGATTTACAGGCCTGAAAACTATTTCTGAACTTGGTAAGCTGATGGTTAGTACAAATAAGCATCTTGCTTTTCCTTTGGTCTATCAGCTCCTGAAGCTAGTATTAGTGCTGCCTGTCGCAACTGCATCAGTGGAGAGATGTTTCTCTGGAATGAAAATAGTGAAGACTGTGCTACGTAATCGCATTGGTGATGATTTCATGAACTACTGCATCATTTGTTTCTTGGAGCAAAGACTTCTATATTCAACTTCACGTAAGGATGTAATAGATTACTTTTTGAAGATGAAAGAACGTAGAGGTCAAGAAAAATAG